The genomic interval CTCGTGCAGGGTGTTGAAACTCTGACTAAACACCGAGCTAAACCAACATGTTAATAAGGATCTGTGACAGTAAATGAAGAAAACTTACTCCTCCTTTATTGACATTGGTTTAGCTCGGTGTTTAGTCAGAGTTTCAACACCCTGCACGagaacactacacacacacacacacacacacacacacacacacacagaagtggaTTTAAAATGATACTTTATTAATACTTAGGTCGTAATGGTAAATGATTTGTTGTATGGAAGCACTGTAGtctttctgagtgttttttttaatttttatttaaggctagaaaataataatctgttTGACTTTGTCTAGCTGATACTGATCCTCACCTGTCAACTAAAGAATCCAGAAACAACTGGGAGACTACTGTCGCTGCAGAAATAATGACACCCCGGTTGAGGGTAACACCTtttattgtccttttttaaaacctttttcctttttatctaATAAAGCTTATGATATCTATTAAATTGCAGTTTTGCTAATACTTTTAAGTCATCAGTGTCTTCTAATGAAAAAAACTACTTTTATTATAATTACTCAATAAGTTTGCCCTATCAAAAAAGTTTGGAACATTATGAAGcataaaaaaggaaggaaggccCTGAACTGTTAAACAGCATTGATTTTGTGTCTATAGGATCTAGATCTGCTCCTGCAAGAAGCAAAGGGGAGCATCAGAACTGACTCCCGTGTTTCCTCCAACTTCATCATAAGAACAACTTTGGGGGATGACTGCACCTTCCTCACATCGCTGGCTCAGTGCTCTCAAGTCCACAGCTCCGCTGTGTGGAGCTGCAGAGATAGACTGTCGTTGTTCAGCCTCACACACATTGTGGAGCAAAATGACCAGAAGGAGGATCTGCCTCTTCTGTGGAGGTTCCTACAGAAGGTGAGATGGATTTGAGATTTAAAGCTTTGTGACAAAAAAGGCTTCAAAGTCTCCTTTGGATCTAAGATTTTGATCTAGATTCcagactttgttttgttttgtaaatatttatttccaaaggatgaaatatGGACAGCTAGTTATCACTTCTTATCAACAAGTTTTTACATGTCAAGACATTTATCCAGGCCATTTGCTGCCTCTAGAAACAgctttttgattgattgattgattgattgattgattgattgattgattgattgacttgttttttaaaaattttctcAGCAGAGAGAATTTCGGCAGATTAAGCATCTTCCCAGCATCCTTACCCTGCAGAAACACTTGGTGAGAAAGTTCCAGAACACATCAGATCAAATAGGGGTCTCAATCGGAGATTTCATGAAGAAGCAAACAGGTAAAGCTGTAGTGAGCAGTAACCTTAGCCTTGTTTATTCTCATAATGTTCACAATCTATTCACTAAAAGCAGTTGGACAAACTCTTAAAGCAGAAACTTGAAAATCATAGTTTGAGTTTCTGTGTCAGACCCTGTAGGGGAAAGCTGTGATCCCAGGTGGGATTCTTCCGCATGTCATTTTACACACACTCGGTTTTATTCTTGTTTAATTTATTCTTAATCAAACTAGTTATTACATTGAAAATGTCTTGTTCCAGATTTAAGAGCATGGTTTGAGAAACACATCGACACCTTCCTGAAAGCCTGGAATCTGCTTAGAGTGTCTGTAACAAGCAGTGAGTATTTCCCTTACAATTTTAATATTTAAGGGAAACacaatgggcctcattcacaAGCAGTGCGTATgcacaaatctgtttttaaaccgTTCGTATGAACGTTTGATGCGTAAATCTGAGATTCatcaatatacaatatacaacaatCAATATTCTTACTTGAATTTATTCTTACTCTGCGGACAAAGTTCGAACTTCCTGAGACCATGTGTATGCACAAATGATAAAAGGACCTGCTTTCTCCGAAAATGTTAACATACACTCTTTTAACTAAATGCATGACATTAAAAATTAATTCAATaccctttttattatttatatatatatatatatatatatatatgtatatatatatgtatatatatatatatatatgtttaatagacaacaattaaaaatgtgaatttactaATGCATtgactaaatgtattaaatatctATAAAATGTATGCCTTCTCATCCTTATTGGGCTATTCTCCTTAAAtctaaaatcttaaatcttaaattaaaGAATTTACAATCAAGAATATGCCAATgtacatgttgaaatgtaacgGTTTACCCTTTAATTTAATCGTCGACCACTCCCACTCCCACTTATAGTGTCATGAAATACAGCATCTGTTACCAAAACCAGCTGATTAATTGGAGCATTTTTGAGGGCATGCAGGGAACATACATGATTGTGATTTACATCCAAGAAAGTGTAAAGATCCAGCCTTGCTGAAAGAAATGGCAGCCTGTGCCTTCAGAAGAGAGCGCATCAGAACGTCAGAACATGTTGGAAGAGTGTTAATTCACTGTAACGGCATCTAAGCCCCCAGACAcacagatctttttttctttttggggccATCTCTTGCAACTTCTACTCGTCTCCACCTCACCGCTCTCGTCCTGATACACCAATGTCCTTACTTGATGGAGAGATGGGGGCGTGGTAGTATGCTCATGGCATCACTCatttagaatgattctgattcaataAAATATACACGATGTGGTAAGATTGGCTGGTATGCACGTGTCTTTGCGTATGCACTTATTTTATGCAAGTAAGAACATTTCTACGCATatattagtgaatgaggcccattgaGTTTACCTACATAATTcaatgtgcctgtgtgtttttgagatTTCCTCTATGGGGAGCATGTTGGATCAGCTCTGTTGTGTTTGAATTAATAAAGTTGTGTTGACTAAGTTTGTGTAACAAGATTAATGAAGAACTGCTGTTTCACAAGCACTTCGGAGATATACATACTCATATATTATTAAATAAGATACGATAAACCATTGAAGGTGGCTGTCGGGTCGTCCACTATTCTGTAAATCTTGCTCTTCCTGTCTACATGCTGAAGTGTCCTTGTTGACAAACTGAGGCCGTACTTGCTCTCATAAGCTGTCCCATAGGTGTGCAAGTTGGAATGAGTAGGGAAGTTCTTTGAGAGATAAAAGACCAAAAAGGAAATGTACGATTAAAGTCCTTTCCAACCTTCAGATGAGATGAAGATACCAGATGAATTTAGCAGCCATGACTTAAACCTGGACAGCGACCTGCAGTACCTCCTGCCCCAGCGTCAGGGTCCAGGACTGTGTGCCACAGGGCTGGTCAGCTACCTGGTGTCACTACAAAACGAGCTGGTGAATGCTGTGGATACTCAGACTGGAGAGGACaacaggtacaaaaaaaaatgtggagcCACAAAATACAATTTGTTGTCTAACACAGAGCAGAAGAGAACTCtgagttttaaacatgtttgtaatgGGATGTTCACAGCAGTTACAGAGTGAGTGTGGCAGAGCTCACAGAGCAGCATGTGATCCACTACGAGGTGGACAAAGACCTGCTTCCTCTGATATTATCCAACTGCCAGTACAGCTTGGAACGGGGCCATGAGACAATATCACAGTATGATCTGCCCAGGATCCAGCAGCAGATCCTCACCCGCTTCCTGCAGGGAAAACCCCTCATCACCCGCACAGTAAGTCCACACAggcaggtttctttttttgtgtaaatatcAGGAGCATCAACATACATGCACTAAAAAATTGTAACAAAAGATGAGAGCTAACCAAGACAAAAGAAAGCAGACAATTTGTTTGACTGGGTTGATTTTTGGCTGTTATTTGTAATGCTTCTTATTACTAGGCAAACTTAAATGGCATTAATTGTGTTGGGTAACAATACAATAACACAAATTCACAAACCAAGTcataactcttttttttgtatttgaagcACCTGCTTAGTTGTTTTAAAGTCTTGTGTCTGTAATTTCCTGCTTCAATTAACTTGTTGCTCTTTATTTCAGGGAATTCCTACTCTGGTCAACACACAAGAGAGAGACTATGAATCTATTTTCAAAGCTGTTAAAGGAAAAGTGCATCAGGTAAATCATTCAGTcctgacttttctttttcacaataTGCAACACGTTTATTTCTAATGAAAAGAACATCGTACTTACATATTTACAGTGATAAAGTTCAAAGTTACGCTGGTTTAGCTGGGTGGTAAAATCGTTCATCCAATGATCCTCTCGCTGCCATTAACCAcgtgtcatcccccactctctcatccccgtttctgactctgtccactctcCTCTTAATAAAGgcgtgaaaaaaaaatctcctatATAATTTATTCATGTGGATTGCACTGTACAGGGTTAGATAATGGCATGCTGGGTATTCAATATTAAACAAATACTGGTTGTAACATTTTTCGTAGTGATGCTATGTTTAATGTCATGTATCTTTTCTCTAAGGTTATAGATATTTAAAGTTGTCATTCAATAATAAATGTAATCTATGATCTAAAGTTGTGATAAGCATATACATACATGGAATCATTATTTCTGCTGATAAGATAATGGCTTTATGCTTCCTCcacacttgttttttgttttttttctaggaCACTCTGTCCTCTCTGACCCGGAATGCCTTGTCCAGAGAGCTGGAGTCCTACAGCGAGGTATGTGAGGCACTCAAGATCGTGGAGCTACTTCTGGGTTTCCTCTCGATGACAGGTGGTGATCCCATGACGTCACTGGTCATTTACCTGCAGGACGTCCTGAAGATGGCCAACAACATCGATCAACATACATTGAAGGTCAGTGCATGTGAGAAGCTTCTGGGTCTGAAGTGATTACGTTTTCTTAAAAGGTTTGGAGACTGAAGGATGTTATTTGATTTCAGTGTCAATTGAGCctattaaagctgttttcactgaTCAGTCCAGACAAAGTCAGTTCCAGTTGTCAGTGGCATGTCCCACTCTAGTAGTGTTGTTGTAAAGACCAAGAcgtacccgagaccagagtgcagcgagaccgagtcaagaccaagaccttttagggatcaagaccgggtcaagaccaaggcagggcgagacagagacaggatcAAGACCATACATATCAATAAACAAATCATCAtattgtgtgcagcaggcatgtTACTCACTTCTTCCTTTACACCAGGAAGCTTATGGCCTTAACTGGGGGATACAAATCAAATTATTCATggattgaagttatttgttcttttaaaaagaggcgttTCTCTTTCTTATCTCagtaatgaaataaataagcCTAGTATCAGTGGTGCtgttgactggtcttgatttaaaatccagagtccgcccagtctaaGAACTGAGACAaaaccgagtaaaaatgctttcgattccgagacaagaccttcaaaaagtggtctccagaccggtcctgagaccaagactgatttcgaGTACAACAACACTACACTCAAGATAAAAAATCATAGAACTGCTGGTCCTCCTCATTAATCACAACAACGGTTGTACACAATGACTCTGAAAGCAAACATTCGTCCCTCTCTACATTTAGAACATTGAAAACTacataatcatttttttatttttttatttacatttttatgacatcacaatacaaacaagagTGAAAACCCACAACCCAATCCATGGACAGAAAGAGTTGTTTTGATATATGAAGGGAGCAATACGGAGTCCTCTGAAGCTCCAAAGAGAGCCATGGTtctgtcaggagagagagacctgtGATAAAccccagaaaaaaatgaaaaaaattctAGACCAGAACTGATAAATTAATGGACAATCCCAAAATAAATGCAGTAAAGTGCCATCTTTTGAATTACATTTGTCACATATTGGAGACACAGAGGGGTAAATCTTATGAAGCATGACTTTAGAATAATGAAAATGGTGAATGACTTTGAACTGAATTAACCTGTGTCTACTATTAATTGAAAAACTATGAATACGGGACTATAATACTCCATAGTTTATCAGGCAATGCAGCATTGGTTTCTCTTTCCCAAGCCTTCTTAATACAATTAACAGATACTGAATCCTCAGAGAAATAATTAACAAATTTAGTGATAAGCTTCTTACTCTCTGGTGAAAGAGAAAGCAATTCTAACAGAGGGTGTCTCTCACAGGATGACTCAAAATTAGGGATGTTTTCTCTTACAAAGTGCCTAAGTTGCATATAACGAAATAAATGTGAATGAGGTAGATTATACTTTAAACTTAGTTGCCCAAAAGATGCAAACTTGTTGTCCAAATAAAAATCTCCTGTACACTTTAATCCTTTTTCACACCACAAAGCAAAAGTATTGTCCAGCAATGCTGGCGAAGGCATGGTTATGGCAGACTGGTGTGTGTATTGAAATAACAGggattttgaaactttttttaatttggctaATTAAGTAATTgttgacaaaataaaagtctatgTATGAAACACTGATTCAACAAAAATTAGTCACTAGGTATCTCAGCAAAACTAAACAATTAATGAAATTCTGtagttttaaattaatttctttaaaaaatctgctttgttgTTTCTTCAGGCTCTGGGCAGATGTACCCtcaaacattgtgtttgtttgtggcaactcctctcctccctcaaaTCAGAAAAAATGCTGCAGCGTCTCAAGAGGGTAAGTGATGCGGTGTTAGCCGTTTAATATTAGAACAACAATCAATGAAAAAAACCTGGGTATAAGCATCATTCTCCCGCTTGCTTTCATTTCCTATAAAaatctttctctttgtgtttgctgtgtctCGACTGTTTGTCTGATAAcaatttcattcattcattatttcgCTCATTAAATAATATACTACAAGCACAAAAATGACACTTCCCTTTCATGTTGTTTCTATTATAAGGAGCCATTTTCAGGGTATCCAACTGAATACCAGGTGCAGCTGACTGAGGAAGATAAGACAGCGCTGAAGGGCTTCCTGTCCAGGGGCAACGTGGACCAATGGCTGCTTGAGATGCACGAGTTCCTCCTGCTGAATCTGGGCCGCCCAAAGGCCACTGATGATTACACACCAACCTGGAGGTAAAACTCTTAGAAAGACTCTAATGCTTTACTTATTACTATACTAGCCCCCATATATCCACTATGCAAAGAGGTGTGAGTGACTGacttaaacaactttttttctcttctcagtgTAAAGGAGACTGTGGCGGCTTACATGGACCGTAAAGAGGTGGAGGTGCCTCTTTACGTGGAGGACAAGTTTCCAGAAAACCTGACGCTGTCCCAGATTGTGGCGACCTGGAAATACTCTGTCACAGCAAGGCAGGAGTTGATTATGGAGGGATGAGGTGGATGTGTTGTAGAAATGTGAGATTATGAGGTTAAATGTAAGAAAAccaagtttgatttgattttgttttaattttttcccGCCTTTATTTGTTCCTGATTTGTTGTGTGAAAGATGAATATATAGTGAAGGTCCATTCTTGTAACTCCTTGATCAAACAGTTTATTACATATTACTAGCTGCTTATTTACTGCCCTATATCAGTTTATAAGAGATCATTCAGATGTGTGCCATGCCTTACATGAAGGGTCAGAACCTACTCAGGACAAATTAACTAAGACTTTGATATTGATTGTTTCATCAACCATGCCAGATCTTCTTTGAGTGATTGCACCTAGTTGAACACAGCCGCGCTGCCTAATGTTGAAATTTAAGAACAACAATACAGTCAAGCACAAGCTTCATGTGCTAATTCAGGCcctataatattttatttttagaatttgCTGCCGGCCATGGAGCTGATAGGTTGTGCCTGCTGAATGAAGGCTTCAGTCCTTCAaacaggcagcccgggttcaagtctgacctgtggctcctttcctgcatgtcactccccactctctcgtcccaatttcctactctgtccactgttctATTAAATAAGGGCTTCAAGCTAGAAAAATTTATCTCAATTTTTTGGGTGCTGCAGGCCAATAAAAAATGGATCACGAGCTGCAGGTATGGTCTTATGGTCTTATGTTTGGACACCCCTTTTGGAAAGATAAACTGGATAAGAAATGTAATCATGCATTCTGATTTTCATTCACATTAAGTATTCTCTCTTAGTTCATATGGAATTTCTTGTGATGCTTTTTATTGAGTGTCTTTGATTTAtctgatttatgtttgtttcctCAGTCTGGTCATGTTGGTCGTAGCAGTCTTAAAATAACGGCCATTATTGTTGTCATCATTGCAGTAACCGCTGTGGTGTTTAAACGCCTGTAAGTGGACCCATGCCTCAATAAAGCTTTCAAGTTAATAAAATGATGTCAGTTACATAAAAATTATTGAGGTTTCTGATTCCATGAAAAAGTTAAAGCGTATATCCTTTCACAACTGTACACCTTGAGGCAgtaacaatattttattttagtggTAAGATGAAGGATAATTAAATTTGGTAAAGATTACATTTGAGTTCACTAATCAACATACAGTAATAGAGTGAACTAGTCTTGATGCTGTTAATGTATTTAACAAGTTACATAAATAATTCACTTAATTTAAACTATAAGCTGCTCTTGCAGTCAGATAAATATTGTTGAAATTCCTACAAGTTTTTAGATGCAAAGGGATCTAAATGAGTTGGCATATTATCCACATTGTACCCAGTATTTCCACTTATTTTTGTTATAGGCTTAAACTTTCTATTGCTGATCATTAACATCAATCaagcaataaaatgtttttatgtccaGAGAAATGACTAagtgaaaaagtaaaatatttgatATCAAGTTGATATGACCAAAGGGAGTAAATCTTTTAGAACAATCTGtacttaataaaaatacaaccgCTTTAACAAAAGTTGTTTTATTCTGATGTGGTCTTGTAAATAAATTACAACACTGTCTTCTGTTACAAAACCCTCCAAACATGACAGATGTTGGACTTGTACATTAAGAACATGAGAATCTTCTTTTCCCCCCATGAAACTCTAAATGATCATAGTATGTCATCATACAAATcctaaaagaaaaagctttcaTTTTAAAGGGACTGTATCCTCATACCCTGAGTACCAGTCTACCGGCTCCACAGCTGTGAACAGACCTCACATCAAACAGAAAGGCTGCTAATCACAGGAtgtcacaaacaacacaaaattaagagcaagttaaaaaataatactCATGCAACAGAAGTTGGGGCTGGGTGTTACTTCACCACAAAAGGttccaaaaacagaaaagaaaaacataaatccaGTAGGGTCTCCAGTAACTATTTGACTTACTTTACAATGATAGAAAATCACAAATACAAATTGTTACTAAAGGAGTCTGTCAGCTCTGACTATATGgtgataataaaaaatgatgtaCTTACAGGTgtgctcaaaaacaaacaaacaaaactgccAGAGCACAGCTTCTATTTATCCCTCCcagtttgatttctgctgtGGTCAGTCTTGACAATTATCAAAGCTGGAGCAAACACCAGAGAGCTCATTTTATCTTCATGTTCTGAAAGATGTAGTCTGTCAGTGCTGGTTCTTCATTCCCTGCGGCTTGCCCGGTTTCttatcctgctgctgctgctgctgctgctgctgctgaccccGCCCAGGACCAGTCATCCCTCTGCCACGACCACCAAACAGACCTGCGGGGAGAAATAAGAGGCCATATTGAGAACAactgtttaataaaaataaaaataaaatgtttgcatttgtCTGAATTactctgaaaaaaacagaaacttaagAAGTTACTTCTTAAATTGAGGCCAaagatatttgtttgtttttggttagCTAAACACACCGCAGCAGAATAATGTTTATCTTACAAAAATACAGTCTAAGAAATCAGAAACATCTGGACCGCCAGTAGAATGAACCCATTATTTGACCTAGTACTGAAAAGTAGAAGCTGTGTGAAAGCAGAATTTAAGGTAGAACACATGTATAAAATTGCATTCGATTGCATAGGTTGTCATAATGTTATTAGGAGGGAGTTTATCTCGAGGCATTTTGTTGTGTCACTTACAAATGTAATTCAAAAGTGTGCAGATTAAATGAATGATACATTTGGAATCATCCAAAATCTGATGTATGAAATACTCATGTTATGAGAGCAGAATCAAATATCCCGCGTTGCAACAGTGTGTTTCCACTCACCTcggccagctcctcctcttcctttaccctgctgtttgttctgctgGGCACCTCCTCGTCCACGGCCCTTTGacaccacctcctccttcaccaTGTCGATGATCTCGTCTGGGATTCGAAGATACTTGATGGTGCTTCCTCTAATGTAGCACTCAGGCATCCTCCAGAACTTATCTCCATCCTGTTAGAGGGGAGCAGGGATTACGGACTTTTGccttcaaaatgtttctgtagTACCGTTTTGACGGGAGTGAATAATCCAAAGTGATTTTTAGAATAGTTAACAGGCCCAAATGAATTTTTGAGTCACTCCTGTCTACTCAGCTATTTACTGTTACTGAACAGTTTTACATACTTATGaaataacttgttttaaaagtaCCACAATCTATTCACACAAGGGTGAATATTTTTTGTCAGAATTTTATAAAAATCATAGCTTATACAATGCAAAGGTTGTtagttattattataaaaaacatttttacacatattTGCACATGGATATCCACCAAGTGCAACAGAAAAGTAAATAAGAACTGGaccatgacaaaaacacaaactaatcAATCTTTAAATGCTTATAAAAAGGAGTGATTGGGATCCATCTACAGCAGGAGACTCAGAAGAAAACTCTGACACCAACAGCTAAAGTTATATGCTAAAACAGGATCACAGAGatataagttttgtttcttccaGCTGGAGGGAATTCATCTACAGTTTTAGTGACGGCAGAAAAGCTAAAGCAAAACTCTCAGCTTTACCCTTGAGGTGCAGATGACTTCTCTCAGGTTAATGTTCATCCAGTTGTCACAGCTGACCAGATGACCATTGTAGGTCTCTCCGTTTTTCAGCTCCACCAGCTAAGGGACGAAAGACACAATTCAATTTATGACTCTGATTCAAATAGCCAGGTGCTTTTTAACACATGCAGGATGACAGGATAAAGTAAGAGCATGTTTACAACCCtcgtaaaaaagaaaaagaaaagaaaaccctcTACTTTGGCTGAAACACAAGAATTGGGAGGAAGTTGAATTTTAAACTAATTAAACCTGACAGCCAAAGCAGCAAAagaaacatataaaacaaaatataatataacaatgaatcatacaaatttaaaaaaaaaaaaagcctggagAAGCAGACTGCCAAAGTTATACTGCAAGTGCATGTATAACTTTGTGGTATCTTAAATAAAGtctatttaaaatgatcaacagTTTACAGGAAACACTTTTAATCAATGAATGTGAAACCATTTAAAGTTTCCAATCGTCTACATTAGTAACATTAACTCCTTCACAGCAGATGCATCTTAATATCTTCTCACCATTGGATGGTTCTGGGCAGTCTTCAGCAGAGACAAGGGCAGCtgcaaaatgacaaacaaagtgaaatcaCCATCACAGTGTTTACTAACTCGTGTACACTTCACGGCCGGTAGTATTTTTTAAGACTCGTTATTTAAATCCATACATTGCTAGAGTAGTTTACTGAGGAACCCTCAAATGTTGTTATGTGAAGTTGCAGACGTACTaggcaacaaaaacaattacTTTGGAGAGAAAGATAAGCGTGAGTAAGATGTTACCTGTGTTAGTATTTTTAAGGTTTAATCATCAGCTAACGCATCTAGCACGCCGCGATTCATTGTGACCCAGTTAGCGTTTAGCTGAGTAGCTGGCGTGCTACTAAATGTCTGATAACTTTCAGcggtttattatttatttcagtgcCATCATCAAACACTTACCATTGTGATtctatcttgttttttaatcgCCTTAAGAACGTCTCTAACACGATTTAACAGCGGtcttcttctactccttctaccagctcttcttcctcttcgaCCGCgtcgtttttcttcttctactaaaGATTTTCTAGCACTGCAGTGCGTGCTCAGGTCAGATACTGCCCTCTACAGTCCCGCTTTGCAAAACACTTGAGTGCCtaaaccacccccccccccccacacacacacacacacacacacacacacacacacacacacaaacacagagagaaaaaaaaaaaaacattacatcatttaaagcaacaacctAAATGTCCAAGAAGATTTCCGTTCTAGTTTTCAATGACTATATCCATGATTATTGAATTAAATTATTAGATTATTGATTAAAGATGTATCTTTATATTTTCTCCTTTAATTTCTCAATTTTCTCATATTTCTTTTTATCAAAAAGACGGTTTCaataaaaatgcatcaaaacGAGGGCCTATTTGGACATAAAACGTTTGTCTTTCTTATTTTTGCCTGTGATTGTGAACCATTTTGTCGTTTTTGAGTCAAGAAATGACTGTCTTCTAATTGGTGACGTAATGACGTCACGCCGCACGTAGCCTGCAGCTTGAAGGACCagttttttcatttgtgtctgGCAGGAGAAGCCGTCGGCTGCGGAGGGTCTGAACTCCCTTTTACGGTCCAGTTTCAGACGAAAGACTGTTTAAAAAGACAACGGGACTGGCGATGGATAACAGTAAACGGACGGTGGTGGTTACAGGTTTGTCCGCTTTCTTTCAGCTGTTATTGTCGTCTCTTCTCGAAAGACTAAACAGGAGGCTGAAGTGGAGGAAAAGTTGTGAAAATGACAGCTGCTCTAACGTTAATGGCGTCAGGCTCATAAGTGCTTCTGTCCGTGCAGTTACTGGAAACGCTGTTTAAGACTCTTCATtcatgaagacaaaacaaaaacaaacaggggaTCAAACCACTGACAAACTGGTGGACATCATCTTTGTGGTTGTTTGACGGTTTTGGGTCACAACATACAAAATAATGTcccgattaaaaaaaaaaaaaaaaaatcgtgcATGAAATCGGATGTTATTTAAATCTCTACATACCTCGCAATTCTTCATAACGTTATATTAGATAACGTTAATTGTAAATGACAGTGTCCTATTATTCAAAATAATACAGTCAGTTATCTTAACCATTCAAATTTTGTTAATTTCACATCAAATCTGTTGCTTCCCAAGGCTTTCACATCCAAAGTTTACAATTAACCTTATCCTTTGTGTCTTTTATAGGATTATATTTATGGAGGGATTTGTTGTGATattgaaaatgtccttttaaaagGAAGGGGCCCTTTTGGGGTTTGGTTTTTATTTGCTTAAAATGTCAGTTTACAGGAGGTTGTTTTCCGCTTCAGCTTCTTCCAGATTTGTTGCAGTTTTACAGATCTGGGAAAACAGTGtctgatgaccctgatgaagccCAAACGCCTCGGTCTacattgttaataaagttgatcttcttactacaagtgttgcttcactcttcatgcaccttatcagttggtgaagtttgtgccagaaaatcctctttttttttaaaacagtgtaaagtaaataaaatgtctaaaatCCAGCCAGAGATTATGTTTCAGTCTTGATTATCTCCTGTGATACTTGTGGTACAGAAGCTCACACAGTTATGTTTAATTTATCACCTTGCTTTC from Labrus mixtus chromosome 3, fLabMix1.1, whole genome shotgun sequence carries:
- the lsm4 gene encoding U6 snRNA-associated Sm-like protein LSm4: MLPLSLLKTAQNHPMLVELKNGETYNGHLVSCDNWMNINLREVICTSRDGDKFWRMPECYIRGSTIKYLRIPDEIIDMVKEEVVSKGRGRGGAQQNKQQGKGRGGAGRGLFGGRGRGMTGPGRGQQQQQQQQQQDKKPGKPQGMKNQH